Part of the Methylophaga nitratireducenticrescens genome is shown below.
TTCCAATGGTTTACTTGAAATTGGCTTATCTGGAAATACACGGATCCAGATCTTTCCACCACGCTTGATGTAGCGAGTCATAGCACGACGAGCTGCCTCAATCTGGCGAGCAGTAATACGTCCGCGATCTAATGACTTCAAACCGAACTCACCAAAACTTACTTTGGCGCCACGGTGGGCCAGGCCACGGTTGCGCAGCTTCTGCTGCTTTCTAAATTTCGTTCTTTTTGGCTGTAACATTGGTTATAACCTTATTTTTCTGCAGGTGCGTTTTGTGCCGGAGCATCAAAAACTTCACCTTTAAAAATCCAAACCTTAACACCGATAATACCGTAGGTTGTTTTTGCTTCTGCAGTACCATAATCGATATCAGCACGCAGAGTGTGCAAAGGTACGCGGCCTTCACGGTACCATTCGGTACGGGCAATCTCTGCGCCGTTGAGGCGACCAGCAACATTAATACGAATACCTTCAGCACCAACACGCATAGTGTTAGTAACTGCACGCTTCATAGCACGACGGAACATAATGCGACGTTCAAGCTGTTGCGCAACACTTTCTGCAACCAAGGTTGCATCAAGCTCTGGCTTGCGAATCTCTTCAACGCCAACATTGACAGGAATACCCATGATTTCTGATGCTTCCCGGCGAAGTTTGTCGATATCTTCACCTTTCTTACCAATTACAATCCCTGGACGGGCTGTATGAATGGTAATTTTTGCATTCTTAGCTGGTCTGTCGATTTGAATCTTGCTCACAGAAGCATGTGCAAGTTTCTGCTTAAGATAGTTACGTACCTTCAGATCATTATTCAGCATTTCCGAAAAATTGGCTGAATCTGCATACCAAATTGAATTCCAATTTTTAATTATACCAAGTCTGAAACCAGTTGGGTGAACCTTTTGTCCCATAAGTATTCTCTCTTACTTTTCGTCTACAACCACAGTGATGTGGCTTGTACGTTTAAGAATGCGATTACCACGGCCTTTAGCACGAGGTGACATACGCTTCATAGTCGGACCGTCATCAACCATTACGGCCGAGACGTATAATTCATCGATGTCAGCACCATCGTTGTGTTCAGCATTTGCAATCGCTGAATCCAAAACGCCTTTCATTAAATCAGCAGCTTTTTTAGGGCTGAAGGCTAGAATGTTGATAGCACGTTCAACGGGTAAACCTCTGATTTGATCCGCTACCAAACGCACTTTTTGTGCTGAAATGCGTGCATAGCTGAGTTTAGCTTTTGTAGCCATATCTTAACCTTATCGCTTAGATTTCTTATCAGCGGCATGACCTTTAAAGGTGCGCGTTGGTGAAAACTCACCCAACTTATGCCCTACCATATCTTCTGTGACAAACACAGGTACATGCTGTTTACCATTGTGAACAGCCAGTGTGAGACCAATCATATCCGGGGAGATCATAGAACGACGTGACCAAGTTTTGATCGGACGTTTGTTACTTGCATCTCTCGCTTCCAAGACCTTCTTTTCAAGGTGATGGTCAATAAATGGACCTTTTTTAATTGAACGCGGCATGTGAAATTCCTAGCCTTTTATTTACGATTACGACGACGTACGATCATATTATCCGTACGTTTATTCTTACGAGTCTTGTAGCCTTTAGTCGGCACACCCCATGGTGTAACAGGATGACGACCACCTGATGTGCGGCCTTCACCACCACCATGAGGATGGTCTACCGGGTTCATAACCACACCGCGAACGGTTGGTCGAACACCACGCCAGCGTTTAGCACCCGCTTTACCCAATGAACGTAATGAATGTTCGCCGTTACCGACTTCACCCATTGTTGCTTTACAATCAAGAGGTACCTTGCGTGTTTCTCCGCTACGCAGACGAATAGTCGCGTAACCATTTTCACGTGCGACATATTGAACACTGCTACCAGCACTACGAGCTATCTGAGCGCCTTTGCCAGGTTTCAATTCAACACAATGAACAGTACTACCTAATGGAATAGCTGAAAACTTTAACGTATTACCAGCACGTATTGCTGCGTTATCACCTGATTCCAGACGATCACCTGCAGTAATACCTTTAGGAGCAATAATGTAACGCTTTTCACCATCCGCATAATTCAACAGAGCAATATGCGCTGTACGGTTTGGATCGTATTCAACACGCTCAACAACAGCTGGAATTCCATCTTTGTTGCGTTTGAAATCAACTACACGGTAGCGTTGTTTATGACCACCACCTTGATGGCGGACAGTAATACGACCGGCGTTGTTACGTCCACCATTTTTAGTCTTTTTCTCTACCAAAGGTGCATAAGGTGCACCTTTGTACAGATCTGGAGTACTGACCTGCACCACAAATCTGCGACCTGCTGATGTAGGTTTAGCCTTTTTTAATGCCATTCCTGTTTCCTCACCCGTATTCTGTATTATTCGCCAAGGAAGTTGAGATCAGCACCATCAGCTAATGTCACATAGGCTTTTTTCCAGTCACTGCGTTTACCGAAACTACGGCCTACACGTTTGACTTTGCCTTTAACATTGGCTGTTGATACAGCAGCAACTTTCACATCAAAAAGACTTTCTACAGCTTTTTTGATTTCAGCTTTGTTGGCGTTAGGTAATACTTTCAGTACTACCTGATTATGATCTTCGGCAACACGTGATGCTTTTTCAGCAACCACTGGGCCAAGAATGATTTTGCTTAAGCGCTCTGTATTCATACAAATGACTCCTCAAGCTTGCGAATTGAGTCTTCACTCATTACGACTTTTTCAAAACGCAATAATGCAACTGGATTAACGTGAGCAGCATCTGTCGCGGCAATGTTATACAGATTACGAGATGCAAGCGCCAGATTACCGGCAGCATTTTCGGTTACGATTAAAGCATTGTCGACACCCAGTGATTTAGTCATTGCTAACAAATCTTTTGTTTTAGGTGAATCGAGTTCAACTTTATCTACCACGACTAATGCATCTTTACGGCGCAACTCTGACAAAATGACAGATATCGCATTCCGATACATTTTACGATTGACCTTCTGGCTGTAATCGCGATTTTTTGATGCGAATGTAACACCACCGCTACGCCATAATGGACTGCGGATGGTACCAGCACGTGCACGACCACTACCTTTTTGTGCAAAAGGTTTTCTACCGCCACCGCTCACTTCCGAGCGTGTTTTCTGTGCGTGCGTACCAGCACGTCCACCCGCTAAATAAGCGGTGACAACTTGGTGCACAAGTGACTCATTAAACTCACGATCAAGAAAGGTATCAGAAACAGTGATGTTTCCGGCTTTCTTACCGTTGAATGTTTGTAACTGAAGATCCACGTTAATTCCCCTCAGAATCTTTCTTAGGCTTTCACAGCTGGGCAGACAACGACATTACTGCCGGTCGCACCTGGCACTGAGCCTTTGACCAAAATCAGGTTCCGTTCCGCATCCACTCTGACAACAGAAAGATTTTGCAACGTGCGTTTTTTATCACCCATATGGCCAGCCATTTTTTTACCCTTGAACACACGTCCAGGAGTTTGACATTGACCAATTGAACCCGGCGCTCTATGTGACAAAGAGTTACCGTGTGTTGCATCACCGCCACGGAAACCGTAACGCTTAACAACACCAGCAAAACCTTTACCTTTTGTCAGACCTGAAACATCAATCTTCTGACCAGCTTCAAAAATATCTACTTTAATTTCAGCACCAACGGCAAGATCGTCATGCGAATCCACACGGAACTCACAAACTTTACGGCCTGCTGCTGCCTGAGCCTTGGCAAAATGTCCTGCCTGCGGCTTGGTCACACGTGAAGCTTTACGCTCTCCCACTGTGACTTGAATCGCGTTGTAGCCATCTGTATCGACAGATTTCATCTGACTGATACGGTTTGGTTCTACCTCAATAACAGTAACCGGAGTTGAAACACCATCTTCAGAAAAGATGCGTGTCATACCACGTTTACGTCCGATGAGTCCGATAGTCATGACCCAACCCCTCTTAGTTCAACTTAATCTGGACATCAACGCCAGCGGCGAGATCCAGCTTCATCAGAGCATCAACTGTTTTATCAGTTGGCTCAACAATATCCATAAGACGCTTGTGCGTACGGATTTCGTACTGTTCACGTGCATCTTTGTTTACATGTGGTGAAATCAGCACAGTGAAACGTTCTTTTTTGGTCGGCAATGGAATTGGTCCATTGATACGAGCCCCAGTACGTTTTGCTGTTTCAACGATTTCCTTAGCTGATTGATCAATCAAACGATGATCAAATGATTTCAGCCTAATTCTAATAGTTTGGGTTGCTGCCATTTCTATTACTCAACGATTTTACTGACGACGCCAGCACCAACGGTGCGGCCGCCTTCACGAATAGCAAAACGTAAACCTTCTTCCATCGCAATCGGATTGATTAAAGTTACGTCCATCTTGACGTTATCACCAGGCATAACCATTTCTACACCAGAGGGTAATTCACAGGCACCTGTGACGTCGGTTGTACGGAAATAAAACTGTGGACGGTAACCATTGAAAAATGGTGTGTGACGGCCACCTTCGTCTTTCGACAAAATGTACACTTCCGCTTCAAATTTTGTATGGGGCTTGATAGTGCCCGGGTGCGCCAGTACCTGTCCACGGTCAACGTCTTCACGTTTGGTACCGCGTAACAACACACCAACGTTGTCCCCTGCCTGACCTTGGTCCAGCAGTTTGCGGAACATTTCAACACCTGTACAGGTAGTTTTCTGCGTGTCTTTGATACCAACGATTTCGAGTTCGTCGCCAACTTTGACAATACCACGCTCTACACGACCGGTTACAACCGTACCACGACCAGAGATAGAGAAAACGTCTTCGATAGGCATTAAGAATGCACCATCAATCGCTCGTTTCGGCTCTGGGAAGTATTCGTCCATCGCTTCAGCCAGACGCATAATTGAAGGAGCACCAATTTCGCTGGTATCGCCTTCCAATGCTTTCAGTGCTGAACCAACAATAATTGGGGTGTCATCACCTGGGAAGTCATATGAATCCAATAATTCACGTACTTCCATTTCTACCAGTTCAATCAGCTCAGCATCATCAACCATGTCTGCTTTGTTCAGGTAAACAATGATGTATGGAACGCCAACCTGACGTGACAACAGAATGTGTTCACGTGTTTGTGGCATCGGGCCGTCTGCTGCGTTAACCACCAGAATCGCACCATCCATCTGTGCTGCACCCGTGATCATGTTTTTGACATAGTCAGCATGGCCTGGGCAGTCTACGTGGGCGTAATGACGATTCGCTGTTTCGTATTCTACGTGCGCTGTCGCAATCGTGATGCCGCGCTCTCTTTCTTCCGGTGCGTTATCAATATCCGCGTAATTTTTGAATTCGCCACCTGATGCTTCTGCCATTACTTTGGTAATCGCAGCTGTCAGTGTCGTTTTACCATGGTCAACGTGACCTATGGTGCCCACGTTTACGTGGGGTTTTGTACGTTCAAATTTTGCCTTGGACATCTGTCTACCTCGTTCAACTATGTTTTATTTCGTTTTGTTAATGATTGCTTCAGCCACATTTCCAGGAATTTCACTGTACTTCGCAAACACCATCGAATACGTTGCGCGTCCCTGTGTTGCTGAGCGTAAATCTGTTGCGTAACCGAACATTTCTGCTAATGGCACTTCTGCCTTAATTATTTTTCCGCTTGGCGCATCATCCATACCGTTGACCAAGCCGCGACGGCGATTTAAATCACCCATCACATCTCCCATATAATCTTCGGGAGTAACCACTTCAATATTCATTATCGGTTCAAGTAATGCAGGCGACGCATCAAATGCACCGTTTCTAAAGGCCATCGAGCCAGCAACTTTAAAAGCCATCTCATTTGAATCGACATCATGGTAAGAACCGTCAAACAAAGTTACTTTGACATCTTCCACAGGGTAGCCGGCTATTACACCATTTTTCATCTGCTCTTGTATACCCTTATCTACAGATGAAATGTATTCTTTTGGAACTGTCCCGCCGATCGTGGCATTTTCAAAGGCATATCCACTGCCTGAAGGCATTGGTTCCAAACGTAACCAGACATGACCATATTGGCCACGGCCACCACTTTGGCGCACGAATTTGCCTTCAGCTTCTACTGTTTTACGGATAGTTTCTCTATAAGCAACTTGAGGCGCGCCGACATTCGCATCAACACCAAATTCGCGTTTCATACGATCGATAATAATGTCGAGATGCAGCTCGCCCATTCCGGCAATAATTGTTTGTGCGGATTCTTCATCCGTACGAACACGGAAAGATGGGTCTTCTTTGGCCAACTTACCTAATGCGATAGACATTTTTTCCTGATCAGCCTGTGTTCTAGGTTCGATTGCCACCGAGATAACGGGCTCAGGAAATTCCATTCGCTCAAGTGTAATAATATGATCAGGATGGCAAAGCGTTTCACCAGTTGTTGTATCTTTCAGTCCGATCGCTGCAGCTATATCACCGGCATAGACTTCGGTAATCTCTTCTCGACTGTTGGCATGCATTTGAACCAAACGACCAATACGTTCTTTTTTTCCCTTAACAGGATTAAAAACGGCATCGCCTGATTTCAAAACACCGGAGTAAACACGGAAAAAAGTTAAAGTACCAACAAACGTATCAGTAGCAATTTTAAATGCTAAAGCAGCAAAGGGTTCTTTGTCATCCGCCTGTCTTGTTGCGTATTCTTCTCTTTCAACATCGACCAGTCCTTTAATGGCTGGTACTTCGGTAGGTGAAGGTAAATATTCAACAACCGCATCCAATACAGCTTGAACGCCTTTGTTTTTGAAGGCAGATCCACAAAAAGCCGGAACGATTTCGTTTGCTAGGGCCAGGGATCGAATACCTTGCTTAATCTGTTCGTTAGTAAGCACGCCGGTATCAAGATACTGATTCATTAATTCTTCGTTTGCATCAGCAGCGGCTTCAACCAGCTGTTCACGATATGTCTCGCACTCGGAAAGCATATCGCTTGGAATTTCGCGAGCGTCATAGGTCACACCCATGTCGTCCTGATTCCAATAAATTGCCTGCATACGCACCAAGTCGACAACACCTTCAAAGCGTTCTTCTGCACCAATAGGTAATTGCATAACAACAGGTCGCGAGCCTAAACGTTTCTTAATTTGGTCAACGACACGAAGAAAGTCCGCTCCCTGACGATCCATCTTATTAACAAAAGCCAGACGAGGGACATGATATTTATTTGCTTGACGCCAGACAGTTTCTGACTGAGGCTCTACGCCACCCACTGCACAGAAAACTGCAACGGCACCATCAAGCACACGCAGCGAACGTTCGACTTCGATAGTGAAGTCAACGTGACCTGGTGTATCAATAATATTTATTCGATGTTGGGGAAATTGTTGATCCATACCGGCCCAGAAGCAGGTAGTAGCAGCAGAGGTAATAGTAATACCCCGCTCTTGCTCCTGTTCCATCCAGTCCATAGTAGCAGCACCGTCGTGAACCTCACCAATTTTATGTGAAATACCCGTGTAAAACAGCACGCGCTCTGTCGTTGTGGTTTTACCCGCGTCGATATGCGCCATGATGCCTATATTCCGGTATCTATTAATAGGTGTACTACGTGCCACTATAGCTACTCTTTACGATCAACAATGTTAAAGAACGAAATCTTGCCTGAATCTGGTCAGGCAAGGGGTATTACTTAAAATCTGAAATGTGAGAAAGCTTTGTTAGCTTCTGCCATACGATGAGTATCTTCTTTCTTCTTGACGGCAGTACCTTTGCCTTCATAGGCATCAGACAATTCACCAGCAAGGCGCATACCCATTGATTTTTCGCCACGTTTACGTGCGGCTTCTACCAGCCAACGCATTGCTAAAGCAACACGACGCTCAGCACGAACTTCGACAGGTACTTGGTAAGTTGCACCACCAACGCGACGTGACTTAACCTCGACCATAGGACTGATATTTTCAATTGCTTTCTGGAAAATCTCTAAACCATTACCACCTTTATTTTCGGACACTGAAGCCAGTGCGCCGTAAGTGATTTTTTCAGCAACCGATTTTTTACCATCTTTCATGATGACGTTAATAAACTTTGCCAACCCAATATTTGCATATTTTGGATCTGGCAGAACTTCTCGCTTAGCAACAACCCTTCTTCTTGGCATTTCTATATCCTAAAACTTTAATTTACGCTCAGTGCTTCCCGGGGTTTTAACCTTTAGGACGTTTTGCACCATATTTAGAGCGGCCTTGACGACGTGCAGAAACACCAGAGGTATCCAAAGCACCACGCACAGTGTGATAACGCACACCAGGCAAATCTTTTACACGACCACCACGAATTAATACAACGCTATGCTCTTGCAGATTGTGACCTTCACCACCAATGTATGAAGTCACCTCAAAACCATTAGTTAAACGCACACGAGCGACTTTACGCATCGCTGAGTTTGGTTTCTTAGGTGTTGTTGTGTAAACACGAGTGCAAACACCACGACGTTGAGGACAAGCCTGCAAAGCCGGAACATTATTCTTTTTCTTTTGCTTCAATCTCGGTTTACGAACCAACTGATTAATTGTTGCCATTAATACAACCTTAACAAATATCTATTGATGGTAGCCTGCGATACTAAATCTTCTCGCATTACCATTCCAGTAAAAAGCGGGCATCCAAATTAAGGATGCCCGACAAAGAAGAGGAATTTTACAATGCACTAATGCATTGCGTCAAGGCTTCTTTTAAGAAGCTTCGTTGATTTCTTCCTCACTATTTTCAATCACTTCCGTTACAGGTTCAGTTTTTGGAACCGATCCACCGTGACGGCGACGTTGACGCTCTTTATGATACGCCAGACCGGTACCGGCAGGTATCAATCGACCCACAATTACATTTTCTTTCAACCCACGTAAACTATCACTCTTACCGGTTACTGCGGCATCAGTCAGTACACGTGTTGTTTCCTGGAACGAAGCTGCTGAAATGAAGGAGTCTGTAGCCAATGATGCTTTGGTAATGCCCAACAGCATTGGTGTAAACAGAACACCCAGTTTATCCTGTCCAGCTAATTCATCATTAGCATCAAGTACTCGATCAAATTCAACCTGCTCGCCTTTGAGGAATTTGCTGTCACCGGCAGCATCAATTTCAACTTTACGCAACATCTGTCTAACAATAACCTCAATGTGCTTATCGTTAATCTTAACGCCCTGTAAACGGTAAACTTCCTGTACTTCACTGACCATGTAGTTTGCCAATGCCAGAATTCCTTTCAGTCGCAAGATATCATGCGGATCTTCTGGACCATCAACTATCATTTCACCTTTTTCAATGTGTTCACCTTCAAACACTGAAACATGGCGCCATTTTGGTATCAGCTCTTCGTGTGGATCGCCTTCTTTAGGCGTAATAATCAAACGCTGTTTACCTTTGGTTTCTTTACCAAAACTAATGGTACCGCTGATTTCTGCCATCAATGCAGGATCTTTCGGTTTACGTGCTTCGAACAAGTCAGCAACACGTGGCAGCCCCCCGGTAATATCACGGGTCTTACTGCTTTCCTGAGGAATACGCGCCAGGATATCACCAATCTCAACTTCCATTCCGTCAGTAACACGAACAATTGCACCACCTGGCAGGAAGTATTGAGCCGGAATATCCGTTCCTACAATATTGACGTCATTACCATGGTCATCAACCAACTTAACCATAGGACGCATATCTTTCGCTGCACTACTACGCTGTTTTGGCTCACGAATAATCAAACTGGTCAGGCCAGTGACCTCATCCACTTGCTTATCAACGGTAACACCTTCAACCAGATCGCTTAAACGAACATGACCTTTTACTTCCGTTACAACCGGATGAGTATGTGGATCCCAGGTTGCTACGATTTGTCCTGCATCAACTGCATCATCATCTGCTACAGCAATTTCAGCACCATATGGAATCTTGTAACGTTCACGCTCACGGCCATTTTCATCAATCAGATGCAATTCACCAGAACGGGAAACAGCGATAAATTTACCGGCCGAGTTTTCTACAGCCTTGATGTTGAAGTAACGGATATGACCTTTAAACTTCAGCACAACTGAATTATCTGCAGCGGTACGAGATGCGGCACCACCGATGTGGAAGGTACGCATGGTTAACTGTGTACCTGGTTCACCGATAGATTGTGCAGCAATAACCCCAACAGCTTCACCAACATTAATCTTATGTCCACGACCAAGATCACGACCATAACATGAAGCACATACACCGTAGCGTGATTCACAGGTAATAGCACTGCGAACCATAACTTCGTCAATACCTTCTCGTTCCAGTTTTGTAACAGAGCCTTCATCAATCATATGGCCTGTTTGCAGTACGACTTCGCCTTCACTGTTTAATACGTCTTCAGAAACAACACGACCCAAAACACGTTCACCCAAGGCTTCAACGACATCACCACCTTCGATTATTGGTGTCATGCTAATACCGTTAGAGGTACCACAATCATCTTCGATAACAACCAAGTCCTGCGATACGTCAACCAGACGACGGGTCAGATAACCCGAGTTAGCTGTTTTCAATGCAGTATCGGCAAGACCTTTACGAGCACCATGCGTTGAGATGAAGTACTGTAATACATCGAGGCCTTCACGGAAGTTAGCCGTAATAGGTGTTTCGATGATTGAGCCGTCCGGCTTAGCCATCAGGCCACGCATACCCGCCAACTGACGAATCTGTGCAGCACTACCACGAGCACCTGAATCAGCCATCATGTAGATGGAGTTCATTGATTGTTGCTGAACCTGATTACCTTCGGCATCAAGTACGGTATCGGTACCCAGACCATCCATCATTGCTTTAGCAATTTGATCGTTGGTACGAGACCAGATATCGATGATCTTGTTGTAACGTTCACCATCAGTAACCAAACCAGAAGCATATTGCGTGGCAATTTCTTCCACTTCAGCTTCAGCTTTAGCCAGAATGTTGCCTTTGGCTTCTGGTATCACCATGTCATCTGCACAAACAGACGCACCTGACATAGTGGCCTGGTTAAAGCCCAGATACATCAGTTGATCAGCAAAAATAACGGTATCTTTTAAACCTAAACGACGGTAGCAAGTGTTGATCAGGTCACCAATCGCTTTCTTAGTCATGGTGCGATCAACAACGGCAAAAGGCAGACCTTTTGGCACAATACTAAACAACATTGCACGACCTACAGTTGTTTCAATGCGAATTGTACGGTTCTGTTCGGGTTCTGGCAGCGTGACATCAGTTTCTTCAATACGGACCATCACTTTTGCATGTAATGAGACCGCTTTATTATCATATGCACGTCTCAGTTCGGAGATATCTGCAAAACGACTGCCTTCACCCTTTTCATTCACTAAAGAACGGGTCATGTAATACAGACCCAAAACAACGTCCTGTGATGGGATAATGATTGGTTCGCCATTGGCTGGTGACAAAATATTATTTGTCGCCATCATCAACGAACGTGCTTCCAGTTGTGCCTCTAAAGACAATGGTACGTGAACAGCCATTTGGTCACCGTCAAAGTCGGCGTTATATGCCGCACAGACCAACGGATGCAACTGGATTGCCTTACCTTCAATCAATAATGGTTCGAAAGCCTGGATACCTAAACGATGCAGTGTTGGTGCACGGTTAAGTAACACTGGATGTTCGCGAATAACTTCTTCAAGAATATCCCAAACTTCCGGCCCTTCCCGTTCTACCATTTTTTTGGCAGCTTTAATTGTAGTGGCTTGACCACTACGTTCCAGTTTGCCGTAAATAAATGGTTTAAACAGTTCCAACGCCATTTTTTTCGGCAAGCCACATTGGTGTAGTTTCAGATATGGGCCTACCACGATAACTGAACGACCTGAATAGTCGACACGTTTACCGAGCAAGTTTTGGCGGAAACGGCCCTGCTTACCTTTGATCATATCAGCCAAAGATTTTAATGGCATACGGTTGGTGCCGGTAATCGCACGGCCACGACGACCGTTATCTAGCAATGCATCCACTGATTCCTGCAACATGCGTTTTTCATTACGCACAATGATATCTGGAGCATTCAAATCCAACAGACGCTTCAGACGATTGTTACGGTTTATCACGCGTCGGTACAGATCATTCAGATCTGAAGTCGCAAAACGACCACCATCCAATGGAACCAAAGGACGTAAATCTGGAGGCAATACCGGTAACACTTCCATGACCATCCATTCCGGTTTATTACCTGAATCCAGGAAGGCTTCCATTAATTTCAAA
Proteins encoded:
- the rplB gene encoding 50S ribosomal protein L2, which produces MALKKAKPTSAGRRFVVQVSTPDLYKGAPYAPLVEKKTKNGGRNNAGRITVRHQGGGHKQRYRVVDFKRNKDGIPAVVERVEYDPNRTAHIALLNYADGEKRYIIAPKGITAGDRLESGDNAAIRAGNTLKFSAIPLGSTVHCVELKPGKGAQIARSAGSSVQYVARENGYATIRLRSGETRKVPLDCKATMGEVGNGEHSLRSLGKAGAKRWRGVRPTVRGVVMNPVDHPHGGGEGRTSGGRHPVTPWGVPTKGYKTRKNKRTDNMIVRRRNRK
- the rplD gene encoding 50S ribosomal protein L4; the encoded protein is MDLQLQTFNGKKAGNITVSDTFLDREFNESLVHQVVTAYLAGGRAGTHAQKTRSEVSGGGRKPFAQKGSGRARAGTIRSPLWRSGGVTFASKNRDYSQKVNRKMYRNAISVILSELRRKDALVVVDKVELDSPKTKDLLAMTKSLGVDNALIVTENAAGNLALASRNLYNIAATDAAHVNPVALLRFEKVVMSEDSIRKLEESFV
- the rpsC gene encoding 30S ribosomal protein S3; protein product: MGQKVHPTGFRLGIIKNWNSIWYADSANFSEMLNNDLKVRNYLKQKLAHASVSKIQIDRPAKNAKITIHTARPGIVIGKKGEDIDKLRREASEIMGIPVNVGVEEIRKPELDATLVAESVAQQLERRIMFRRAMKRAVTNTMRVGAEGIRINVAGRLNGAEIARTEWYREGRVPLHTLRADIDYGTAEAKTTYGIIGVKVWIFKGEVFDAPAQNAPAEK
- the rpsG gene encoding 30S ribosomal protein S7, with protein sequence MPRRRVVAKREVLPDPKYANIGLAKFINVIMKDGKKSVAEKITYGALASVSENKGGNGLEIFQKAIENISPMVEVKSRRVGGATYQVPVEVRAERRVALAMRWLVEAARKRGEKSMGMRLAGELSDAYEGKGTAVKKKEDTHRMAEANKAFSHFRF
- the rplV gene encoding 50S ribosomal protein L22; the protein is MATKAKLSYARISAQKVRLVADQIRGLPVERAINILAFSPKKAADLMKGVLDSAIANAEHNDGADIDELYVSAVMVDDGPTMKRMSPRAKGRGNRILKRTSHITVVVDEK
- the rpsJ gene encoding 30S ribosomal protein S10, whose translation is MAATQTIRIRLKSFDHRLIDQSAKEIVETAKRTGARINGPIPLPTKKERFTVLISPHVNKDAREQYEIRTHKRLMDIVEPTDKTVDALMKLDLAAGVDVQIKLN
- the rpsL gene encoding 30S ribosomal protein S12; this encodes MATINQLVRKPRLKQKKKNNVPALQACPQRRGVCTRVYTTTPKKPNSAMRKVARVRLTNGFEVTSYIGGEGHNLQEHSVVLIRGGRVKDLPGVRYHTVRGALDTSGVSARRQGRSKYGAKRPKG
- the rplW gene encoding 50S ribosomal protein L23 produces the protein MNTERLSKIILGPVVAEKASRVAEDHNQVVLKVLPNANKAEIKKAVESLFDVKVAAVSTANVKGKVKRVGRSFGKRSDWKKAYVTLADGADLNFLGE
- the tuf gene encoding elongation factor Tu — encoded protein: MSKAKFERTKPHVNVGTIGHVDHGKTTLTAAITKVMAEASGGEFKNYADIDNAPEERERGITIATAHVEYETANRHYAHVDCPGHADYVKNMITGAAQMDGAILVVNAADGPMPQTREHILLSRQVGVPYIIVYLNKADMVDDAELIELVEMEVRELLDSYDFPGDDTPIIVGSALKALEGDTSEIGAPSIMRLAEAMDEYFPEPKRAIDGAFLMPIEDVFSISGRGTVVTGRVERGIVKVGDELEIVGIKDTQKTTCTGVEMFRKLLDQGQAGDNVGVLLRGTKREDVDRGQVLAHPGTIKPHTKFEAEVYILSKDEGGRHTPFFNGYRPQFYFRTTDVTGACELPSGVEMVMPGDNVKMDVTLINPIAMEEGLRFAIREGGRTVGAGVVSKIVE
- the fusA gene encoding elongation factor G produces the protein MAHIDAGKTTTTERVLFYTGISHKIGEVHDGAATMDWMEQEQERGITITSAATTCFWAGMDQQFPQHRINIIDTPGHVDFTIEVERSLRVLDGAVAVFCAVGGVEPQSETVWRQANKYHVPRLAFVNKMDRQGADFLRVVDQIKKRLGSRPVVMQLPIGAEERFEGVVDLVRMQAIYWNQDDMGVTYDAREIPSDMLSECETYREQLVEAAADANEELMNQYLDTGVLTNEQIKQGIRSLALANEIVPAFCGSAFKNKGVQAVLDAVVEYLPSPTEVPAIKGLVDVEREEYATRQADDKEPFAALAFKIATDTFVGTLTFFRVYSGVLKSGDAVFNPVKGKKERIGRLVQMHANSREEITEVYAGDIAAAIGLKDTTTGETLCHPDHIITLERMEFPEPVISVAIEPRTQADQEKMSIALGKLAKEDPSFRVRTDEESAQTIIAGMGELHLDIIIDRMKREFGVDANVGAPQVAYRETIRKTVEAEGKFVRQSGGRGQYGHVWLRLEPMPSGSGYAFENATIGGTVPKEYISSVDKGIQEQMKNGVIAGYPVEDVKVTLFDGSYHDVDSNEMAFKVAGSMAFRNGAFDASPALLEPIMNIEVVTPEDYMGDVMGDLNRRRGLVNGMDDAPSGKIIKAEVPLAEMFGYATDLRSATQGRATYSMVFAKYSEIPGNVAEAIINKTK
- the rpsS gene encoding 30S ribosomal protein S19 — protein: MPRSIKKGPFIDHHLEKKVLEARDASNKRPIKTWSRRSMISPDMIGLTLAVHNGKQHVPVFVTEDMVGHKLGEFSPTRTFKGHAADKKSKR
- the rplC gene encoding 50S ribosomal protein L3; translated protein: MTIGLIGRKRGMTRIFSEDGVSTPVTVIEVEPNRISQMKSVDTDGYNAIQVTVGERKASRVTKPQAGHFAKAQAAAGRKVCEFRVDSHDDLAVGAEIKVDIFEAGQKIDVSGLTKGKGFAGVVKRYGFRGGDATHGNSLSHRAPGSIGQCQTPGRVFKGKKMAGHMGDKKRTLQNLSVVRVDAERNLILVKGSVPGATGSNVVVCPAVKA
- the rplP gene encoding 50S ribosomal protein L16, which translates into the protein MLQPKRTKFRKQQKLRNRGLAHRGAKVSFGEFGLKSLDRGRITARQIEAARRAMTRYIKRGGKIWIRVFPDKPISSKPLEVRQGKGKGNVEYWVANVQPGRMLYEMEGVTEEIAREAFRLAAAKLPVKTTFVTRAIL